A genomic window from Herpetosiphonaceae bacterium includes:
- a CDS encoding SGNH/GDSL hydrolase family protein → MTVHILMIGDCTLATTYLPPRHKNEQALHAKLREHYPDDECAVTNEGMDGESIGKLLKRYERMMRRISAPDYVLIRYGVNDRKEYGVDGFRENLIRLCERLRADLPSARILLETGVYVDYPAHYEFDRNSVLQPIYTVIRELGQRYAMPVVDIYERMQRETEQGNWDLRVRGYGVVDEDIPVLGPGQDHLHVGDVRWWTNIHPNPVGVAVIADEEVRVLKQHWPDTLRF, encoded by the coding sequence ATGACTGTTCACATCCTGATGATCGGCGATTGTACGCTGGCGACAACCTATCTGCCGCCGCGCCACAAGAACGAGCAGGCGCTCCACGCCAAGCTGCGTGAGCATTATCCCGACGACGAGTGCGCCGTGACGAACGAGGGCATGGATGGCGAGTCGATCGGTAAGCTGCTCAAGCGCTACGAGCGCATGATGCGCCGGATTAGTGCGCCAGATTACGTACTGATCCGCTACGGCGTCAACGACCGCAAAGAGTACGGCGTCGATGGCTTTCGCGAGAATCTGATCCGGCTCTGCGAGCGGCTGCGCGCCGATCTGCCCAGCGCGCGAATCTTGCTCGAAACGGGCGTCTACGTCGATTATCCCGCGCACTACGAGTTCGATCGCAACAGCGTGCTCCAGCCGATCTACACTGTGATCCGCGAGCTGGGACAGCGCTACGCGATGCCCGTTGTCGATATTTACGAGCGAATGCAGCGTGAGACGGAGCAGGGTAACTGGGATCTGCGCGTGCGCGGCTATGGCGTGGTGGACGAGGATATTCCTGTGCTCGGTCCCGGCCAGGATCATCTGCATGTCGGCGATGTGCGCTGGTGGACCAACATCCACCCCAATCCAGTGGGCGTCGCGGTGATCGCCGACGAGGAGGTACGGGTGCTCAAGCAGCACTGGCCCGACACGCTGCGCTTTTGA
- a CDS encoding glutaredoxin family protein: MEHRTTPTITVYTTGPRCVDCNTIKNWLTQNGYSYTERNIREDPAALEELTRLGYRGAPITVIGETIVDGLEMDEIKAALGHQG, from the coding sequence ATGGAACACCGAACAACTCCCACGATCACCGTCTATACCACCGGCCCGCGCTGCGTGGACTGTAACACGATCAAGAATTGGCTGACGCAGAACGGCTATAGCTACACCGAGCGCAATATCCGCGAAGATCCGGCGGCGCTGGAGGAATTGACGAGGCTCGGCTACCGGGGAGCGCCCATCACCGTGATCGGCGAGACGATCGTCGATGGGCTGGAGATGGACGAGATCAAGGCCGCGCTGGGGCACCAAGGTTAA